Proteins encoded within one genomic window of Guyparkeria hydrothermalis:
- a CDS encoding efflux RND transporter periplasmic adaptor subunit — protein MITPVSPKTARLAMLLVGLSLLGQPPVDAASPPQVVVETAQRTEIVEVVTLDGTVRSLHEAELSVQIGGLVDGVFVDAGDQVVAGTPLLELDSELERLALDELEAQRREATAARREAARRLREARSVGAGRHIAETEVQARAASLAQADARESRLNAAVARGEARVAKLRVDAPFDGVIVTRQAERGEWVDPGDPLFVLVDLDVIRLDFPVPQRFHGLLGDEAELAYRPDDGSAAGWSEARIATVVPVTDSTDRTFLVRGEPEVNQTLLPGMAVEGRLRLPTGRHGLTVARDAVQRYPDGRTTVWIVTGDGDTVAERSVTLSGGFDERVIVTRGIEPGAAVVVKGNEALSEGMTVRPTDEETH, from the coding sequence ATGATCACGCCCGTTTCCCCGAAAACCGCCCGGCTGGCCATGCTGTTGGTCGGGTTGTCTCTTCTCGGGCAGCCTCCGGTCGACGCGGCAAGTCCGCCCCAGGTGGTCGTCGAGACGGCCCAGCGCACGGAAATCGTCGAGGTCGTGACTCTCGACGGAACAGTCAGAAGCCTGCATGAAGCCGAGCTGTCCGTGCAGATCGGCGGGTTGGTGGATGGCGTGTTCGTCGATGCGGGCGATCAGGTCGTCGCCGGCACCCCGTTGCTCGAACTGGATTCGGAGCTTGAACGACTCGCCTTGGATGAGCTTGAGGCCCAGCGACGTGAAGCCACAGCGGCCCGTCGCGAGGCCGCTCGCCGGCTACGTGAGGCCCGTTCGGTCGGAGCGGGGCGCCATATTGCCGAGACCGAAGTGCAGGCACGTGCCGCGTCACTTGCGCAGGCCGACGCCCGGGAGTCGCGCCTGAACGCCGCGGTGGCCCGAGGTGAAGCCCGCGTGGCGAAGTTGCGTGTCGACGCCCCTTTCGACGGGGTCATCGTCACTCGCCAGGCCGAGCGCGGCGAGTGGGTGGATCCGGGCGACCCGCTGTTCGTGCTCGTCGACCTGGACGTTATCCGACTGGATTTCCCGGTGCCGCAACGCTTCCACGGGCTGCTCGGCGACGAGGCGGAGCTTGCCTATCGGCCGGATGACGGCAGCGCCGCGGGCTGGAGCGAAGCGAGGATCGCGACCGTAGTGCCGGTAACGGACTCCACCGATCGGACCTTCCTGGTGCGCGGTGAGCCCGAGGTCAACCAGACGCTACTGCCGGGGATGGCGGTGGAAGGTCGACTGCGGTTGCCCACCGGGCGTCACGGCCTGACCGTGGCACGTGATGCCGTGCAACGCTACCCTGACGGACGCACCACTGTCTGGATCGTCACCGGTGACGGCGACACGGTCGCCGAACGGTCGGTGACGCTGTCCGGTGGCTTCGATGAACGTGTCATCGTGACGCGCGGTATCGAGCCCGGCGCGGCCGTCGTGGTCAAGGGCAACGAGGCGTTGTCCGAGGGGATGACGGTTCGTCCGACGGATGAGGAAACACACTGA
- the prlC gene encoding oligopeptidase A, which produces MSNPLLDTPDLPAFDRIEPAHIEPAIDRILADNRRAVAERLDQGAPFSWDNFVAPMEALDDRLDRAWSPVSHLNAVVNTPELRQAYEACLPKLSDYATELGQNEALFAAYRAVSERDDFSELSVEQRRVVDNALRDFRLAGVDLPPSDKERYKALKSELSQLTTRFANNLLDATNAWSLDIDDESRLAGLPESARAMFRAAADRDGQSGWRVTLEMPSFLAVMTHAEDRSLRETLYEAFVTRASDVGPHAGEWDNGPVMDRILAIRHELAQLLGFDNYAQRSLATKMASDPAQVLGFLQDLADQAVPRARQELGELEAFARESGGPDALRPWDVAFYAEKLREARFDISQEQIKPYFPADRVVDGLFAVVGRLFGIRVRERTDVPTWHHDVRFFEIEDRDGRPRGRFYLDLYARPHKRGGAWMAGAIQRRRLPDGSIQQPAAFLTCNFTPPVDGKPSLLTHDEVTTLFHEFGHGLHHLLTQVEAASVAGISGVAWDAVELPSQFLENWCWEREALDLFARHHETGEPLPQELFERLRASRQFQAGMQMVRQLEFSLFDLLLHQDYDPATGARIQETLDEVRRSVAVMHPPAYNRFQHGFAHIFAGGYAAGYYSYKWAEVLSADAWSRFEEDGVFNERTGADFLVHILERGGSEDPMALFKAFRGREPSIEPLLRQHGIKASTENHA; this is translated from the coding sequence ATGTCCAATCCCCTGCTCGATACCCCCGACCTGCCCGCCTTCGACCGCATCGAACCGGCACACATCGAGCCGGCGATCGACCGAATACTCGCCGACAACCGCCGCGCAGTCGCCGAGCGTCTCGACCAGGGCGCGCCCTTTAGCTGGGACAATTTCGTCGCGCCGATGGAAGCCCTCGACGACCGTCTCGACCGGGCCTGGTCGCCAGTTAGCCACCTGAACGCGGTGGTCAACACCCCGGAGCTCCGACAGGCCTACGAAGCCTGTCTGCCGAAGTTGTCGGACTACGCCACCGAGCTCGGACAGAACGAGGCACTGTTCGCCGCCTATCGCGCCGTGAGCGAACGCGATGACTTCAGCGAGCTTTCCGTCGAGCAGCGTCGGGTCGTCGACAACGCCCTGCGTGATTTCCGCCTCGCCGGTGTCGATCTCCCGCCGAGCGACAAGGAGCGCTACAAGGCGCTCAAGAGCGAGCTGTCGCAACTTACCACCCGCTTCGCCAACAACCTGCTCGATGCCACCAACGCCTGGTCACTGGACATTGACGACGAGAGCCGACTGGCCGGCCTGCCCGAGTCGGCGCGTGCCATGTTCCGTGCCGCCGCCGACCGTGACGGCCAGTCCGGTTGGCGGGTGACGCTCGAGATGCCGAGCTTTCTGGCCGTGATGACACATGCCGAAGACCGTTCGCTGCGCGAGACTCTCTACGAGGCGTTCGTCACCCGGGCTTCGGATGTCGGCCCGCACGCCGGCGAATGGGACAACGGTCCGGTGATGGACCGTATTCTGGCCATCCGTCACGAACTCGCGCAGCTGCTGGGTTTCGACAACTACGCCCAGCGTTCGCTGGCCACCAAGATGGCCTCCGACCCGGCACAGGTGTTGGGCTTCCTGCAGGATCTGGCCGACCAGGCCGTGCCGCGGGCGCGTCAGGAGCTCGGCGAGCTTGAAGCATTCGCACGGGAAAGCGGCGGGCCGGATGCGCTTCGCCCCTGGGACGTCGCCTTCTACGCCGAGAAGCTGCGTGAAGCGCGCTTCGACATTTCCCAGGAGCAGATCAAGCCCTACTTCCCGGCCGACCGGGTGGTCGACGGCCTGTTCGCCGTGGTCGGACGACTGTTCGGCATTCGGGTCCGCGAGCGCACCGACGTGCCCACCTGGCACCACGATGTGCGCTTCTTCGAGATCGAGGACCGTGACGGCCGACCGCGGGGTCGCTTCTACCTCGACCTGTACGCCCGACCGCACAAACGTGGCGGAGCCTGGATGGCCGGGGCGATTCAGCGCCGCCGTCTACCCGATGGCAGCATCCAGCAGCCGGCGGCGTTTCTGACCTGCAACTTCACTCCGCCGGTTGATGGCAAGCCGTCGCTGCTGACCCATGACGAGGTCACCACCCTGTTCCACGAGTTCGGCCACGGCCTTCACCATCTGCTCACGCAGGTGGAAGCCGCCAGCGTCGCCGGTATCAGCGGTGTCGCCTGGGATGCGGTCGAGCTGCCCAGCCAGTTCCTTGAGAACTGGTGCTGGGAGCGCGAGGCGCTCGACCTGTTCGCGCGCCACCACGAGACCGGCGAACCCCTGCCGCAGGAACTATTCGAGCGGCTTCGGGCATCACGCCAGTTCCAGGCCGGCATGCAGATGGTTCGACAGCTAGAATTTTCGCTGTTCGACCTGCTGCTTCACCAGGACTACGATCCGGCCACCGGCGCGCGCATCCAGGAGACGCTCGACGAGGTCCGGCGTTCGGTCGCGGTGATGCACCCGCCGGCCTACAACCGCTTCCAGCACGGTTTTGCACACATCTTCGCCGGTGGCTACGCAGCCGGTTACTACAGCTACAAGTGGGCCGAGGTGCTCTCCGCCGATGCCTGGTCGCGCTTCGAGGAAGACGGCGTGTTCAACGAGCGCACGGGCGCGGATTTCCTCGTCCACATTCTCGAGCGTGGCGGTAGCGAAGACCCGATGGCCCTGTTCAAGGCCTTCCGCGGTCGGGAACCGAGCATCGAACCGCTGCTCCGTCAGCACGGCATCAAGGCCTCGACGGAGAATCACGCGTGA
- a CDS encoding universal stress protein, protein MYNKIMVPVDLAHLEALEKPLTVAADMAKHYHAALCYVGVTTSQPSSVARTPEEYEQKLKAFAHEHAPDNGLEPSARVYNSHDPVTDLDDILLKAIGEVEADLVVMGTHLPHHIDAIMPANGSKVAAHTNVSVFLVRP, encoded by the coding sequence ATGTACAACAAGATAATGGTGCCGGTGGACCTCGCCCATCTTGAGGCGCTGGAAAAACCGTTGACCGTCGCCGCCGACATGGCGAAGCACTACCACGCCGCACTCTGCTACGTCGGCGTGACCACGTCGCAGCCGAGCTCGGTGGCACGGACCCCGGAAGAGTACGAGCAGAAGCTCAAGGCGTTCGCCCACGAACACGCGCCCGACAACGGCCTGGAGCCGAGCGCGCGCGTCTACAACAGTCACGATCCGGTCACGGATCTGGACGACATCCTCCTCAAGGCAATCGGGGAAGTCGAAGCGGATCTCGTGGTGATGGGCACTCATCTGCCGCATCACATCGACGCGATCATGCCTGCCAACGGCAGCAAGGTCGCAGCGCACACCAACGTATCGGTATTCCTGGTCCGTCCGTAA
- a CDS encoding AI-2E family transporter, with protein MNLIADRSQKAGALQWLVGGAAVFILLAGLQTVSHIVTPFLLAAFLAIISAPPLAWMQRHGVPGIISILVLFSLVGLAFFLLFLALQGAAESLANQAPAYQAKLAGWLEQLRTMLAERGAPPELLPDRLPLPQTSTITGTATGIATGLGQFTASTLLVLLAFMFLLLEERTLAEKLEAAFPGRRRARVRTRRFLRSVYRYLLIKTGASVLTGLLVGAGLSWLGIDFAILWGIVAGLLNFIPTIGSFIAAVPALLVTIVGGSPIDILFVGALYLVVNVSIGSILEPRLLGRSLGLSPVIVLISLLVWGWVFGPVGMLLAVPLTMIAKLALDSSPQTRWAGILLSDRVRRAPSDQTTSRHGS; from the coding sequence GTGAACCTGATCGCCGATCGGTCGCAGAAAGCCGGTGCCCTGCAATGGCTCGTCGGCGGGGCCGCCGTGTTCATCCTGCTCGCGGGCCTGCAGACCGTCAGCCATATCGTCACACCGTTTCTGCTCGCGGCCTTCCTCGCGATCATCAGTGCCCCGCCGCTGGCGTGGATGCAGCGCCACGGCGTGCCGGGGATCATCTCGATCCTGGTGCTGTTCTCGCTGGTAGGCCTGGCATTCTTCCTTCTGTTTCTCGCCCTGCAGGGGGCGGCCGAGAGCCTTGCAAACCAGGCGCCGGCCTACCAGGCCAAGCTCGCTGGTTGGCTGGAGCAACTTCGCACCATGCTCGCCGAACGCGGCGCGCCCCCCGAGCTGCTGCCGGACCGCCTGCCCCTGCCGCAGACCAGCACCATTACCGGGACGGCCACCGGCATTGCCACCGGCCTCGGTCAGTTTACGGCCAGCACGCTGCTTGTCCTGCTGGCATTCATGTTCCTGCTGCTGGAGGAACGCACGCTGGCCGAGAAGCTCGAGGCAGCGTTTCCCGGACGGCGGCGCGCCCGTGTCCGCACGCGCCGGTTCCTGCGCTCGGTTTACCGCTACCTGCTGATCAAGACCGGGGCGAGCGTGCTCACCGGTCTGCTCGTGGGTGCGGGGTTGAGCTGGCTCGGAATCGATTTCGCCATCCTGTGGGGCATCGTTGCCGGCCTGCTCAATTTCATCCCCACCATCGGTTCGTTCATTGCCGCGGTTCCCGCATTGCTGGTGACCATCGTCGGCGGCTCGCCGATCGACATCCTGTTCGTCGGCGCCCTCTACTTGGTAGTCAATGTCAGCATCGGCAGCATTCTGGAGCCGCGCCTGCTCGGTCGCAGCCTCGGGCTGTCGCCGGTGATCGTGTTGATCTCGCTGCTGGTCTGGGGATGGGTGTTCGGGCCGGTGGGCATGCTGCTGGCCGTGCCGCTGACCATGATCGCCAAGCTCGCCCTCGATTCCAGTCCGCAGACCCGCTGGGCCGGCATCCTCTTGAGCGACCGGGTGCGCCGAGCCCCCTCGGATCAGACCACCTCGCGGCATGGCAGCTGA
- a CDS encoding efflux RND transporter permease subunit, with amino-acid sequence MFAAIARHGTLVAVITLIVAILGAVAALRIPVQMIPDLDVRTITVETRWPGATPQDIEKEILIEQERYLRTIPALAELNATATSDRAEIELEFPYGTDITEALIEVNNALSQVPDYPRNVDEPRIAATSFSSNAFMYFRVSTLPDNPRGLEIDLMRDFVNDEVRPRMESVPGVSEVTLRGGTERQMQIHVDERQLARRGLTLIDLRDAIRARNQDISGGEVDAGKRRYLLRTVGRFATAEELEQLVITRRGDSVIRLGDVARVEQGGARQRSLAFVNGEKVIGLQVRRESGSNVIDIKHGMLAEVEGINAEILEPAGMQLELNTDDARYVEASIRNVWTNLGIGAAFATLVMYLFLRSGRATLIGVVGIPLCAIAAFLGLMVTGRTINVISLAGVAFAIGMTVDNTIVVLENIERLRRGGMERFEAAVQGVREVWPAVLASTSTTVLVFLPILFIQEEAGQLYSDVAIAIASAIIASMLVAITLVPTLGARLAFGRSASPRDGEPGWHGALQSMIRALISAPWRRGVTMAVVLGVSAAIVIFLTPPAEYLPEGEEPKTFATMSAPPGYSLEEMRGIAQQVEDHLVPAVQADAAAFENGETPVPPIRMMVLLVQPTNLRVIAETIDPNHIEALMDEITRFYEQFPGMRAFAAKGSIISSNDGGTRSISLDIAGSDLVDIYRVARRAYTRAETIFDQPRIQTRPSTLELAQPLVEIRPDWDRAAELGLGLEAIGFTVSALTEGAYVDDFFLDDDKIDIYLYGAGGRDPRLARLDEILIKSPRGPSLPLSSVADIETTVDTSIVRRVDGKRMVTLDIIPPESVALETGVQRVRDELVGEMRAAGEIPAGVTLSLSGASDQLDATREALAGNFVIALAIIYLLLVAIFTHWRYPLLIMTAIPLGIAGGIAGLALMNLVGKLLPLVGLPAISQPFDMITMLGFLILMGTVVNNPILLVEQARRSLAEESDAVSAVMHAVSVRLRPIVMTTLTTLSGLSPLVLIPGEGTELYRGVGVIVMFGLLGAAVVTLTFLPALTASVLAVVNRRAPSS; translated from the coding sequence ATGTTCGCGGCCATCGCACGCCACGGCACGCTCGTGGCGGTGATCACGCTGATCGTGGCCATTCTGGGCGCGGTTGCCGCACTGCGCATCCCGGTGCAGATGATCCCGGATCTCGACGTTCGGACCATCACGGTCGAGACACGCTGGCCCGGTGCCACGCCCCAGGACATCGAGAAAGAGATCCTCATCGAGCAGGAGCGTTACCTGCGCACCATTCCGGCGCTGGCGGAACTCAACGCGACGGCGACGAGCGACCGGGCCGAGATCGAGCTGGAATTCCCCTACGGCACCGATATCACCGAGGCGTTGATCGAGGTGAACAACGCCTTGAGTCAGGTACCCGACTATCCGCGCAATGTCGACGAACCGCGCATTGCCGCCACCTCGTTCTCCTCCAACGCCTTCATGTACTTCCGTGTGTCGACCCTGCCGGACAATCCGCGAGGTCTCGAGATCGACCTGATGCGCGATTTCGTCAACGACGAAGTCAGGCCGCGCATGGAGAGCGTGCCGGGCGTCTCGGAGGTCACCTTGCGCGGCGGCACCGAGCGCCAGATGCAGATCCACGTCGACGAACGGCAGCTCGCCCGGCGCGGCCTGACGCTGATCGACCTTCGAGATGCCATTCGTGCGCGCAACCAGGACATCTCCGGTGGCGAAGTCGATGCCGGCAAGCGCCGCTACCTGTTGCGCACCGTCGGCCGCTTTGCCACGGCCGAGGAGCTCGAGCAACTCGTCATTACCCGGCGCGGCGACAGCGTGATCCGTCTGGGTGATGTCGCCCGGGTCGAGCAGGGCGGGGCGAGGCAACGCTCGCTGGCATTCGTTAACGGCGAGAAGGTAATCGGTCTGCAGGTGCGCCGCGAGAGCGGCTCAAACGTGATCGACATCAAGCACGGCATGCTCGCCGAGGTCGAAGGCATCAACGCCGAGATTCTCGAACCGGCCGGCATGCAGCTCGAGCTCAATACCGACGATGCGCGTTACGTCGAGGCGTCGATCCGGAATGTCTGGACCAACCTCGGCATCGGGGCGGCGTTCGCCACCCTGGTGATGTACCTGTTCCTTCGATCCGGGCGGGCGACCCTGATCGGGGTGGTGGGCATCCCGTTGTGCGCGATTGCCGCATTCCTGGGACTGATGGTCACCGGCCGGACGATCAACGTCATCTCGCTGGCCGGTGTCGCCTTCGCGATCGGCATGACGGTGGACAACACCATCGTGGTGCTGGAGAACATCGAGCGGTTGCGCCGAGGCGGCATGGAGCGGTTCGAGGCCGCCGTGCAGGGCGTGCGCGAGGTCTGGCCGGCGGTACTGGCCTCTACCTCCACCACCGTTCTGGTGTTCCTGCCAATCCTGTTCATCCAGGAGGAGGCCGGTCAGCTGTACTCGGATGTGGCCATCGCGATCGCTTCGGCGATCATCGCCTCGATGCTTGTGGCCATCACGCTGGTCCCCACCCTCGGTGCCCGACTGGCATTCGGTCGTTCGGCTTCGCCGCGTGACGGAGAGCCAGGTTGGCACGGGGCGCTCCAGTCGATGATCCGTGCCCTGATCTCGGCGCCGTGGCGGCGGGGGGTGACGATGGCTGTCGTGCTCGGGGTGAGTGCGGCGATCGTGATCTTCCTGACACCACCGGCCGAATATCTGCCGGAGGGCGAGGAGCCCAAGACCTTCGCCACCATGAGCGCGCCGCCGGGGTACAGCCTCGAGGAAATGCGAGGGATCGCTCAGCAGGTCGAGGATCACCTCGTTCCGGCGGTCCAGGCCGATGCCGCGGCCTTCGAAAACGGTGAGACGCCGGTGCCCCCGATCCGCATGATGGTGCTGCTGGTCCAGCCCACGAACCTGCGCGTGATCGCCGAGACGATCGACCCGAACCACATCGAAGCCCTGATGGACGAGATCACGCGGTTCTACGAGCAGTTCCCGGGCATGCGCGCCTTCGCGGCCAAGGGGTCGATCATTTCCAGCAACGATGGCGGCACGCGCAGTATCAGTCTCGATATCGCCGGGTCGGATCTGGTCGATATCTACCGTGTCGCGCGACGGGCCTACACACGGGCCGAGACGATCTTCGACCAGCCGCGCATCCAGACGAGACCGTCGACGCTGGAACTGGCGCAACCGTTGGTCGAGATCCGGCCCGACTGGGATCGGGCAGCGGAACTGGGGCTCGGCCTCGAGGCGATCGGCTTCACGGTATCGGCGTTGACCGAGGGCGCCTACGTCGACGATTTCTTCCTCGACGACGACAAGATCGATATCTACCTCTACGGCGCCGGCGGTCGCGACCCCCGCCTGGCACGGCTGGACGAGATCCTGATCAAGAGCCCGCGCGGGCCGAGCCTGCCACTTTCGAGCGTCGCGGATATCGAGACGACCGTCGATACCAGCATCGTCCGCCGCGTCGATGGCAAGCGGATGGTGACCCTGGACATCATTCCGCCCGAATCGGTGGCGCTGGAGACGGGCGTGCAACGGGTGCGCGACGAGTTGGTCGGCGAGATGCGCGCCGCCGGCGAGATTCCCGCCGGAGTGACGTTATCCCTTTCGGGGGCGAGCGATCAGCTCGATGCCACGCGCGAGGCGCTCGCCGGCAATTTCGTGATTGCGCTGGCGATCATCTACCTGCTTCTGGTCGCGATCTTCACCCACTGGCGCTATCCACTTTTGATCATGACCGCGATCCCCTTGGGCATCGCCGGCGGCATCGCGGGATTGGCGTTGATGAATCTGGTCGGCAAGTTGCTGCCGCTTGTCGGCCTGCCGGCGATCAGCCAGCCCTTCGACATGATCACGATGCTGGGCTTTCTGATCCTGATGGGCACGGTGGTCAACAACCCGATTCTGCTGGTCGAACAGGCGCGGCGCAGCCTGGCGGAGGAAAGCGATGCGGTTTCGGCCGTGATGCACGCCGTTTCGGTGCGCCTGCGCCCGATCGTGATGACGACGCTGACCACGTTGAGCGGCCTGTCGCCGCTGGTGCTGATTCCGGGGGAGGGTACCGAGCTGTACCGGGGGGTGGGCGTGATCGTGATGTTCGGTCTGCTCGGTGCGGCCGTGGTGACCCTGACGTTCCTGCCGGCACTGACCGCCAGCGTGCTCGCCGTGGTCAATCGACGGGCCCCGTCCAGCTGA
- a CDS encoding DUF305 domain-containing protein: protein MSYVRFGLMILTSTVVMFILMYLNTYAWEHLFFSETRTYMAIMMGATMAVIMLAYMLGMYSNKRLNVAIFLGAIVVFGAMLWLVRSQATVSGESYMRAMIPHHSIAVMTSERAQIRDARVEKLAREITDAQRKEIAEMRYLIADVSRGNVVDDIYRDPPAKVGTMETVLSNTLLEGMDLAQLPKSEAQQALQSVPACRFKRSPESEPILWVGEQGPAAVKLNGVIVPLEPEGQEGAFSAPGISVNVKPLGNDKDWRSDSELVFELEQGLTAGYRGFYECSEQS, encoded by the coding sequence ATGTCCTATGTGCGTTTCGGCCTGATGATCCTCACCTCGACCGTGGTGATGTTCATCCTGATGTACCTGAACACCTACGCCTGGGAGCATCTCTTCTTCTCGGAGACACGGACCTACATGGCGATCATGATGGGCGCCACCATGGCCGTCATCATGCTGGCCTACATGCTGGGCATGTACTCCAACAAGCGGTTGAATGTCGCCATATTCCTGGGCGCGATCGTGGTTTTTGGTGCGATGCTCTGGCTCGTTCGCAGCCAGGCCACCGTCAGCGGCGAGAGCTACATGCGCGCGATGATTCCGCACCACTCCATCGCGGTGATGACGTCCGAGCGCGCTCAGATTCGTGACGCGCGAGTGGAAAAGCTTGCCCGCGAGATCACGGATGCACAGCGCAAGGAGATTGCCGAGATGCGATACCTCATTGCGGACGTTTCCCGCGGCAACGTGGTGGACGACATCTACCGTGATCCGCCGGCCAAGGTCGGCACGATGGAGACCGTCCTTTCGAATACCCTGCTCGAAGGGATGGATCTCGCGCAACTGCCCAAGAGCGAAGCACAGCAGGCACTCCAATCCGTGCCGGCATGTCGGTTCAAGCGCAGCCCCGAGTCCGAACCGATTCTCTGGGTGGGAGAGCAAGGCCCCGCCGCGGTCAAGCTGAACGGTGTCATCGTGCCGCTCGAGCCGGAAGGGCAGGAGGGCGCGTTTTCCGCGCCGGGCATCTCCGTGAACGTGAAGCCCTTGGGCAACGACAAGGACTGGCGATCCGACTCGGAACTGGTCTTCGAACTCGAGCAGGGCCTCACCGCCGGCTATCGAGGATTCTACGAATGCAGTGAACAGTCGTGA
- the trmB gene encoding tRNA (guanine(46)-N(7))-methyltransferase TrmB encodes MAADQAPRRDSGRRDDSGNSRRVESSQTGPHEALRARLQRHAKGQFDKPIADYNRAAFDTVARRVADDGRPLILDSGCGTGDSTRELARHYPDHLVVGVDRSADRLARQRDDTPPNCLLTRADLVDFWRLARQAGWHLSQHYLLYPNPEPKARHLKRRFHAHPVFPDLVALGGRIESRSNWRIYLEELAIALAFHGRQTRLSTLEAQPRPLTLFERKYQASGQPLWCLETIDVPHLPDDRDDSPGR; translated from the coding sequence ATGGCAGCTGACCAAGCACCGCGGCGGGATTCCGGGCGCCGTGATGACTCGGGCAATTCACGCCGCGTCGAATCCAGCCAGACCGGCCCTCACGAGGCGCTACGCGCCCGACTCCAACGGCATGCAAAGGGGCAATTCGACAAGCCGATTGCCGACTACAACCGTGCGGCCTTCGATACCGTCGCCCGACGCGTGGCGGACGATGGTCGCCCCCTGATCCTCGATTCGGGCTGCGGGACCGGGGACAGCACGCGCGAGCTCGCGAGGCATTACCCGGATCACCTCGTGGTCGGCGTCGACCGTTCCGCCGATCGCCTCGCTCGCCAGCGGGACGACACGCCGCCCAACTGCCTCCTCACGCGCGCCGACCTGGTCGATTTCTGGCGACTGGCGCGGCAGGCCGGCTGGCATCTCTCGCAACACTACCTGCTTTACCCCAATCCCGAGCCGAAGGCCCGTCACCTCAAGCGGCGCTTTCACGCTCACCCGGTCTTTCCCGACCTCGTCGCCCTCGGCGGTCGGATCGAATCGCGGAGCAACTGGCGCATCTACCTCGAGGAGCTGGCGATCGCGCTGGCGTTCCATGGACGACAAACACGCCTGAGCACTCTAGAGGCGCAGCCCCGCCCACTGACGCTGTTCGAGCGCAAGTACCAGGCGAGTGGTCAACCGCTCTGGTGTCTGGAAACCATTGACGTTCCTCACTTACCGGACGACCGGGATGACAGTCCCGGACGATAG